One window from the genome of Cyclobacterium amurskyense encodes:
- a CDS encoding alpha/beta fold hydrolase, which yields MLHYTTYLLKPEAPWVTFVHGAGGSSAIWFKQIRDFKKSFNVLLVDLRGHGKSKDKVYEKLKKYTFPVISDEVMEVLNHLKIEKSHFVGISLGTIIIREITERYPERVSSMVLAGAIMKLNIRGQVLMRLGILLKSVIPYLLLYKLFAFIIMPRKNHKASRYLFVQEAKKLYQKEFIRWFSLTSRVNPLLDFFRIKETNIPTLYLMGEEDYMFLPTIAKLVKTHQSAKLEVVPSCGHVVNVENPEAFNKIALGFLTRIM from the coding sequence ATGCTCCATTATACCACATATTTATTAAAACCTGAAGCCCCTTGGGTTACTTTTGTGCATGGTGCAGGAGGAAGCAGCGCTATTTGGTTTAAACAGATCCGAGATTTCAAAAAATCCTTCAACGTTTTGTTGGTGGACTTACGTGGTCATGGAAAATCAAAAGACAAAGTCTACGAAAAATTAAAAAAATATACATTCCCAGTAATTTCCGATGAGGTCATGGAGGTATTAAACCATCTCAAGATTGAAAAATCTCACTTTGTAGGGATCTCATTAGGAACAATAATCATTAGGGAGATTACAGAAAGATATCCTGAAAGAGTTTCGAGTATGGTGCTTGCTGGCGCGATTATGAAGCTAAACATCAGAGGACAAGTATTGATGCGGCTAGGGATTTTGCTGAAATCTGTGATCCCTTACCTTCTACTTTACAAGCTGTTTGCTTTTATTATTATGCCTAGGAAAAACCACAAGGCTTCCAGATATTTATTTGTTCAGGAGGCGAAAAAATTATACCAAAAGGAGTTTATTCGCTGGTTTAGCCTCACTTCAAGAGTAAACCCTCTATTGGATTTTTTCAGAATTAAAGAGACCAACATTCCCACACTTTACCTTATGGGTGAAGAAGATTATATGTTTCTACCCACCATTGCAAAGCTGGTCAAAACCCATCAGTCAGCCAAACTTGAGGTGGTTCCTTCTTGTGGACATGTAGTCAATGTAGAAAACCCAGAAGCTTTTAATAAGATAGCTTTGGGCTTTTTAACCCGGATTATGTAA
- a CDS encoding GDSL-type esterase/lipase family protein yields MNKLFYILLLFIGQEVLAQSPIKVACVGNSITQGPGREHPDSYPLQLQEKLGKKYHVINFGVSGRTLLKNGDYPYWNEPQFEGVKSFAPDILVIKLGTNDSKPQNWKYKDEFLDNYVEMIETFRASMPENGKIYVCLPVPVFKTNFDITEEIIVNEMVQLIRQAAEKTGASLIDMHQPMEKYGKLFADGVHPNKRGNKIMAKLIAKEIR; encoded by the coding sequence ATGAACAAGTTATTTTATATCCTGCTGTTATTTATAGGGCAGGAAGTTTTAGCCCAATCACCTATTAAAGTTGCCTGTGTGGGTAACAGTATCACCCAAGGACCAGGCCGTGAACATCCTGACAGTTACCCACTTCAATTACAGGAGAAATTGGGTAAAAAGTACCATGTCATCAACTTTGGTGTTAGTGGACGTACTTTATTAAAAAATGGGGATTACCCTTACTGGAATGAGCCTCAGTTTGAAGGTGTTAAATCTTTTGCCCCTGATATTCTGGTTATCAAACTGGGTACCAATGACTCCAAGCCTCAAAACTGGAAGTACAAGGATGAATTTCTGGACAATTATGTGGAAATGATAGAGACTTTTAGGGCAAGTATGCCTGAAAACGGGAAAATATATGTCTGCCTTCCTGTCCCTGTTTTCAAAACCAATTTTGATATCACAGAAGAAATTATTGTCAACGAAATGGTGCAACTAATCCGCCAGGCAGCTGAAAAAACAGGAGCAAGCCTAATAGACATGCACCAGCCTATGGAGAAGTATGGAAAACTTTTTGCAGACGGTGTTCATCCTAATAAAAGAGGAAACAAGATCATGGCAAAATTGATCGCCAAGGAAATTCGCTGA
- a CDS encoding UbiA prenyltransferase family protein encodes MKLNYLVFFEKFNLLSLDVVTGACAGMCFFADLMKVNLSWKIYLLLALAVWSIYTFDHLLDARKVKGKALSHRHRFHQDHFTLLLGLLFLAVISGFVLALWFLPSLRMFGSGLGLAFLIVLSMAILRIAGKKTAAVKEFSTALFYVAGLVLIPLLNIDLSFSSNYWMFFLGAYFLLAWYNLVFLSYSDSEQDFAEGQESIVTVLGIEKTRKLLWSLTIIGLFYLVVLFLILPSFYHVYTLIWGLMLLMHILSFVEFPGTNNLKTRKRLELAFTLPLLLLFF; translated from the coding sequence ATGAAATTGAATTACTTGGTCTTTTTTGAAAAGTTTAACCTCCTTTCTTTGGATGTGGTAACAGGGGCATGTGCGGGGATGTGTTTTTTCGCTGATTTGATGAAAGTGAATTTGTCCTGGAAAATCTATTTGCTTTTGGCGCTTGCTGTATGGAGCATTTATACTTTTGACCATTTATTGGATGCCAGAAAGGTGAAAGGAAAAGCTTTGTCCCATAGACATAGGTTTCATCAAGACCATTTTACTTTACTATTGGGATTGCTGTTCCTGGCCGTTATCTCTGGCTTTGTGTTGGCCTTATGGTTTTTGCCTTCTTTAAGGATGTTTGGTTCTGGACTAGGTCTTGCCTTTCTCATCGTATTGTCTATGGCAATATTGCGTATTGCAGGAAAAAAAACAGCCGCTGTTAAAGAGTTTTCTACTGCTTTATTTTATGTGGCAGGACTTGTTTTAATTCCCCTATTGAATATAGACCTTTCATTTTCCTCCAATTATTGGATGTTTTTTTTAGGCGCCTATTTTTTATTGGCTTGGTATAATCTGGTATTTCTTTCCTATAGTGATAGTGAGCAAGATTTTGCTGAAGGGCAGGAGTCTATTGTGACCGTCCTTGGTATAGAAAAAACACGGAAATTACTGTGGTCACTTACCATTATTGGTTTGTTTTACCTGGTGGTTCTTTTTCTTATACTGCCTTCTTTTTACCATGTATATACGCTGATTTGGGGTTTAATGCTTTTGATGCACATTTTGAGTTTTGTGGAATTTCCCGGTACCAATAACTTAAAAACCAGAAAGAGACTTGAGTTGGCTTTTACCCTACCTTTGCTGTTATTGTTTTTTTAA
- a CDS encoding class I SAM-dependent methyltransferase, with translation MKTKDKLSTVDKYRFLAPIYDYLASLVLGKAFHESKKTFLEIIQPGDTVWVIGGGTGAILPEILKRCGKNGKIIYMEASNKMLEKAKGRVSLDCQSRVEFICSEDFGLPKEGEIDVVITQFLLDVLTDHSINSLFQRVKQKVSPSTSWLFLDFYPVKDKQWLIHLMITSFSLLAKHPRKELPDYDKFFKNWDWGEKKAVSFEKGFYKAKLYRLAPKAIKSETISLK, from the coding sequence ATGAAGACAAAGGACAAATTGAGTACAGTGGATAAATACAGGTTTCTTGCTCCTATTTATGATTACCTTGCCTCTCTTGTATTAGGCAAGGCCTTTCATGAAAGCAAAAAGACATTTTTGGAAATTATTCAGCCGGGAGATACGGTATGGGTAATTGGAGGAGGAACAGGTGCTATCCTGCCTGAAATCTTAAAAAGATGCGGCAAGAATGGAAAAATCATTTACATGGAAGCCTCGAATAAAATGCTTGAAAAGGCAAAAGGTAGGGTTTCATTGGACTGTCAAAGCCGGGTAGAATTTATCTGTTCCGAAGATTTTGGACTTCCCAAGGAGGGGGAAATTGATGTTGTTATCACTCAATTTCTATTGGATGTATTGACAGATCATTCTATTAATTCTTTGTTTCAAAGAGTAAAGCAAAAGGTCTCCCCAAGCACTTCTTGGTTATTTTTGGATTTTTATCCAGTGAAGGACAAGCAATGGCTGATACATTTAATGATCACAAGTTTTAGCCTGTTGGCCAAACATCCGAGAAAAGAACTTCCTGATTATGATAAATTCTTTAAAAACTGGGATTGGGGTGAAAAAAAAGCAGTAAGCTTTGAAAAAGGATTTTATAAGGCCAAGCTTTATCGCTTAGCGCCAAAGGCTATCAAATCAGAAACGATCTCTTTAAAATAA